In the Sphingobium sp. RAC03 genome, GATTGGGACGCCGTGATCGACACCAATCTCAAGGTGCTGTTCTTCCTGTGTCAGGCGGCGGGTCGCCATATGATCGGCCAAGGCGCAGGCAAGATCATCAACATCGCCTCGCTCTTGTCCTTCCAGGGCGGCATCCGCGTACCAAGCTACACCGCGTCCAAGAGCGGCGTCGCTGGCCTGACCAAGCTGCTGGCCAATGAATGGGCGGACAAGGGCGTCAACGTCAACGCCATCGCGCCAGGCTATATCGCCACCAACAACACCGCCGCGCTGCTGGCCGATGAGACCCGAAATCGCCAGATTCAGGAACGCATCCCGGTCGGCCGCTGGGGCGATCCGTCCGACATTGGCGGGGCGGCCGTGTTCCTCGCGTCGAGCGCGGCGGGCTATATCCATGGCCATACGCTTGCGGTCGATGGCGGGTGGCTCGCGCGCTGATCGCCT is a window encoding:
- the kduD gene encoding 2-dehydro-3-deoxy-D-gluconate 5-dehydrogenase KduD, with product MTNPFDLSGQVAIVTGANTGIGQAIALSLAAAGADIAAVGRTPAQETVEKVQALGRRAEIISADLSTIAPVQRVVDETLEKLGGLHILVNNAGIIRRADSVDFTEADWDAVIDTNLKVLFFLCQAAGRHMIGQGAGKIINIASLLSFQGGIRVPSYTASKSGVAGLTKLLANEWADKGVNVNAIAPGYIATNNTAALLADETRNRQIQERIPVGRWGDPSDIGGAAVFLASSAAGYIHGHTLAVDGGWLAR